One segment of Megachile rotundata isolate GNS110a chromosome 6, iyMegRotu1, whole genome shotgun sequence DNA contains the following:
- the LOC100882118 gene encoding uncharacterized protein LOC100882118 isoform X5 has product MVDKGELTKTPSPLNINEAIEGEVLNQKTARILKNDLLLYEAVIKNEADTVRKVLKETVDVNSRNNYGRAPIHWAASRGNTEIIEMLIQAKCDIEAKDKFGMRPLHMAARYGHRDAVKMLINAGASVSAMNKKQHTLLMCAARGNNIRVVEYLAEAVESLNGDATDCTGATALHHAASAGHPAMITALSNISRIELNATDKKGQTPIHCACAEEHLEAVEVLIGLGANVDAQDSEGNTPLHVATRTRHTAIAQLLLKAGANTEITDEMGFTPLHVAASQGCKGILDSMIQHGAALNKQCKYGNTPLHLACQNNEVETVEILINKGVDLNCLNSVRTIDTLSRIFIHPSFLLQRLQSPIHIAAEMGHTDICELLLAAGANIEQREQLTRVNNDFVQSLHRQACTIPVKFARTLLQRGASRRDWRPRRGEPATKLKQSCSKCSQSGRTPLYIAARGSFTAIVDMIIKTARLDYPTPEDSTTDKEIRDLTPARRRWREGSRGGSISSNTSGLPEYVRSVLWKLAYKQLGPEDWKKLALHWAFTQDQIRAIEHQYTAL; this is encoded by the exons ATGGTGGACAAAGGGGAATTGACAAAGACACCCTCACCCTTGAATATCAACGAGGCGATCGAGGGAGAAGTGTTGAACCAAAAGACTGCTAGAA TACTTAAGAACGATCTTTTGCTATACGAAGCTGTAATTAAGAATGAAGCGGACACCGTTCGCAAGGTGCTCAAAGAAACCGTCGACGTCAACTCGAGGAACAAT TACGGTAGAGCACCGATTCATTGGGCTGCGTCCAGAGGAAACACAGAGATCATCGAGATGCTGATACAAGCGAAATGTGACATCGAAGCTAAAGACAAG TTCGGTATGCGTCCATTGCACATGGCCGCGCGGTATGGACACAGGGATGCCGTGAAAATGTTAATCAACGCTGGAGCGAGCGTGTCGGCAATGAATAag AAACAACATACCCTTTTAATGTGCGCTGCTCGGGGCAACAACATTCGTGTCGTCGAATACCTTGCGGAGGCCGTGGAATCGTTGAACGGGGATGCAACGGATTGCACTGGTGCGACTGCACTTCATCATGCAGCCAGTGCTGGTCATCCGGCTATGATAACCGCCCTCTCCAATATATCAAGGATCGAGCTGAATGCCACGGATAAA AAAGGACAAACGCCGATACACTGTGCCTGTGCAGAGGAGCATTTGGAAGCTGTCGAGGTTTTAATAGGGCTCGGAGCAAATGTGGACGCCCAGGACAGCGAAGGAAACACCCCGCTACACGTAGCCACGAGAACGAGGCACACAGCCATAGCTCAATTGTTGCTAAAAGCCGGAGCGAACACCGAAATAACTGACGAA ATGGGCTTCACTCCGCTGCACGTCGCCGCGAGTCAGGGCTGCAAAGGGATATTAGACTCGATGATTCAACATGGCGCCGCGCTCAACAAACAGTGCAAG TACGGGAACACGCCTTTGCACTTGGCCTGCCAGAACAACGAAGTAGAAACGGTCGAGATACTGATCAATAAGGGTGTCGATTTGAACTGTTTGAATTCGGTGCGTACAATCGATACTCTTAGTCGGATTTTTATTCATCCGTCGTTTCTTCTGCAGAGACTACAGTCGCCCATTCATATCGCCGCCGAGATGGGACACACGGATATTTGCGAGCTATTGCTTGCAGCAGGTGCGAATATCGAGCAAAGGGAACAG CTGACACGGGTCAACAACGACTTCGTGCAAAGTTTGCACAGACAAGCGTGCACGATCCCAGTGAAATTTGCGAGGACGTTGCTTCAACGAGGAGCATCGAGACGCGACTGGCGTCCTCGTCGTGGTGAACCAGCAACGAAGTTAAAGCAAAGTTGTTCGAAATGTTCGCAGAGCGGCAGAACGCCACTTTATATCGCGGCGAGGGGTAGTTTCACGGCCATCGTTGACATGATCATTAAAACAGCGAGATTGGACTATCCCACACCG GAAGATTCGACGACCGACAAGGAAATTAGGGATCTGACCCCGGCAAGAAGAAGGTGGCGCGAAGGATCGAGGGGTGGAAGTATCTCCAGTAACACCAGCGGTCTTCCGGAATATGTTCGATCGGTTCTCTGGAAATTAGCCTATAAGCAACTAGGTCCCGAAGACTGGAAGAAGCTGGCACTGCACTGGGCTTTCACACAGGATCAGATTCGAGCTATCGAGCATCAGTACACGG CTTTATGA